A stretch of Solea senegalensis isolate Sse05_10M linkage group LG10, IFAPA_SoseM_1, whole genome shotgun sequence DNA encodes these proteins:
- the LOC122775520 gene encoding uncharacterized protein LOC122775520, translating to MLNVSCQKQNHCSSFPADSLTKCPMECVGQPRLSMACNLLEVPGLSYSDFDGDEGEVVIGIRPRFSPQPRRKSSITDDDSEPDPPYCSSRRVSFADAKGLSLVQVKEFDTWAVPKLPGYDSSEGDGNEAKEYYLSPLTFSLPLPTEELLVKVRDQKVELESIELLPGTTILKGVIRVLNISFSKTVYVRTTLDAWSNHFDLLAEYNPGSSDGLMDCFSFMLTLVPPFGKQGVRVDFCLRYETPVGTFWANNNHRNYVLFCHQKMKDRPQKDNESKKGCLKAVSQIYSSEENISGSDASSQESISADELKLGEEVNSMKARQSSDDRSKTTGEGEQKLETENRPFISRRSARKAARLARVRDHFAQRSKEGSDTEREETPPEVKQTAQEEKPQEEHSNVPLFSEENSKSEVSSFASNSMGVRKSLVDVPRDFLQASHNIASNEPEKCESNEMDDLATGGVSVTEISDNPLRLNDQPTHAEWQNVTMSASRAEEESQMQNTCHGPVNNTAPDPGVTSSEISENPVGQNNRFTFGTVVAPLYHQMLGREGSERQSTADRGSPVRVTLSTGDWRKESCCTGSTGVGHDTVQGNVMNAQESNQSPSNVEEQRSDSVMAEDVLDPPAQIIQSDHRCTNTAEDPIVVSGDTEVHQHCGNLLSTDTLSAQIPPRRLHLRGKSQEDTKPCDIQNQTTAERKIETNINKTVLQTESQQVRPTIGPSFASSETHQETRSGGEYDCQCVNESNSEADIGKDDTESITNSSPKLDNLLEALYDLNSDQIHRSDFSTPGSCQETKNETSYVEEQNKMTNHEDESQNSAETEVSDEAKCDDEMFVKLKDEDSLMDEPRSVFLKQEDITLADTTDVKKWEMMVDEEERTILLSHEEVEAMRSDTEADQGGQLEDTVIGTTLEKERGKTLGEVCEALTAAGVYDGTAEDAVMLEDKGRVEEEETLEAVAGIEYVQATQTVTTATGEEQQAGEDDQTSVQEVKKIVIEEEIKTREEKTGDEEIIGDEAGDSDDVNAESVGITTDDRGDEVRCFEASLDITQNNGEDALSPMMNSVQKKRVTGRKRERVNAHIPPEIDLYNEEDFQSSEHVRHDRSHGDLCSVTDEPESDQTNHNSASSESDSDDEVELYMHCLRAVHTGAQANKDNDTGFSAGKRGSMSRRKSLPTPMPSICESLDEEPHFGGFQDNHEDLNPAEFQPAPAAAAAAPSVSSGQESNSSDVSWWKETFSCSNVSKTLLYTTLLGAFLVVAYHYDFLACFVLYLISIVWLYCQREQQPSKNNSRME from the exons ATGTTGAATGTCAGTTGCCAGAAGCAGAATCACTGCAGCTCATTTCCCGCTGACTCCCTCACCAAGTGCCCCATGGAGTGTGTGGGACAACCAAGACTTTCCATGGCCTGTAACCTCCTGGAAGTACCGGGCCTCAGCTACTCGGATTTTGACGGGGATGAGGGTGAAGTGGTTATCGGCATCAGGCCCAGATTTTCACCTCAACCACGGAGAAAGAGCTCTATCACCGACGATGACTCAGAACCTGATCCTCCCTATTGCAGCTCAAGGAGAGTGTCCTTTGCAGACGCCAAAGGCCTCAGTTTGGTACAAGTGAAGGAGTTTGACACATGGGCTGTTCCCAAACTGCCAGGGTATGATTCATCTGAGGGCGACGGTAATGAGGCCAAGGAATACTACCTGTCTCCTCTCACCTTCTCTCTTCCCTTACCTACCGAGGAGCTGCTCGTCAAAGTGCGAGACCAGAAAGTGGAATTGGAGTCAATTGAGTTACTTCCAGGGACCACAATACTGAAAGGTGTGATCCGTGTCCTCAACATCTCCTTCAGTAAGACAGTTTATGTCCGAACTACTTTGGATGCCTGGTCCAACCACTTTGACCTGCTGGCAGAGTACAACCCTGGTTCTAGTGATGGTCTGATGGACTGTTTCTCATTTATGCTAACATTAGTGCCCCCATTTGGCAAGCAGGGTGTCAGAGTTGACTTTTGTCTGCGGTATGAAACTCCTGTGGGGACATTCTGGGCTAACAATAACCACAGGAATTACGTGCTGTTCTGTCACcagaaaatgaaagacagacCACAGAAGGACAATGAGAGCAAAAAAGGCTGCCTCAAGGCTGTCAG TCAGATCTACTCCTCTGAGGAAAACATTTCCGGCTCAGATGCATCATCACAGGAAAGTATCTCAGCAG ATGAATTGAAACTTGGTGAGGAAGTGAACTCTATGAAAGCCAGACAAAGCTCAGATGATCGGTCAAAAACCACTGGAGAAGGTGAACAGAAATTAGag ACTGAAAATAGACCATTCATCAGCCGACGAAGTGCCAGAAAGGCCGCACGGTTAGCCCGGGTGAGGGACCATTTTGCTCAAAGAAGTAAAGAAGGGAGTGACactgaaagagaagaaacacCTCCAGAAGTAAAGCAGACAGCACAAGAAGAAAAGCCACAGGAGGAGCACTCAAATGTGCCACTGTTTTCTGAGGAGAACAGTAAATCAGAAGTTTCTTCGTTTGCTTCCAACTCCATGGGAGTCCGCAAATCCCTTGTTGACGTTCCACGTGACTTTTTGCAGGCAAGTCACAACATAGCTTCCAATGAACCGGAGAAATGTGAGAGCAACGAAATGGATGACTTGGCCACAGGAGGTGTGAGTGTCACAGAAATCTCAGACAACCCACTGCGTTTAAATGACCAGCCTACTCATGCCGAGTGGCAAAATGTAACCATGTCTGCCTCCAGAGCTGAGGAGGAAAGTCAGATGCAAAACACATGTCATGGACCTGTGAACAACACTGCACCTGATCCAGGTGTTACTTCATCAGAGATCAGCGAGAACCCCGTTGGTCAGAACAACCGTTTCACATTCGGAACTGTGGTGGCTCCTCTGTATCATCAGATGCTTGGCAGAGAGGGAAGTGAAAGACAAAGCACAGCTGACAGGGGAAGTCCTGTAAGGGTCACACTGAGTACTGGCGATTGGAGAAAAGAGAGTTGCTGTACTGGTTCAACTGGTGTTGGACATGACACAGTTCAGGGAAATGTGATGAATGctcaagaatcaaaccaaagtCCCTCCAATGTGGAGGAACAGAGAAGTGACAGCGTGATGGCAGAAGATGTCCTGGATCCTCCAGCTCAGATTATACAGTCAGACCACAGATGCACAAATACAGCTGAAGACCCAATCGTTGTATCTGGAGATACAGAAGTACATCAACACTGTGGAAACCTTTTAAGCACTGATACACTGAGTGCACAAATACCCCCTCGGAGGTTACATCTGCGGGGAAAATCACAGGAAGATACCAAACCTTGTGACATCCAGAACCAAACTACAGCAGAAAGAAAAATTGaaactaatataaataaaacgGTTTTACAAACTGAATCTCAACAAGTCAGGCCCACTATAGGACCATCATTCGCTAGCAGTGAGACACACCAAGAAACCAGGAGCGGTGGAGAATATGACTGTCAGTGTGTAAATGAGTCAAACTCAGAGGCTGATATTGGCAAAGATGATACAGAATCAATAACCAATTCATCTCCAAAGTTGGATAACCTTTTAGAAGCTTTGTATGATTTGAATTCTGATCAAATACATCGTTCAGATTTCTCCACACCTGGGTCATGTCAGGAAACTAAGAACGAAACTAGTTATGTGGAAGAACAAAATAAGATGACTAACCATGAAGATGAATCTCAAAATTCTGCTGAAACTGAGGTTAGTGATGAGGcaaaatgtgatgatgaaatgtTTGTGAAGTTGAAAGATGAAGACTCTTTAATGGATGAACcaagatcagtgtttttaaaacaggaGGATATTACTTTAGCAGACACTACTGATGTAAAAAAGTGGGAAATGATGgttgatgaggaggagaggactaTCTTACTCAGTCATGAGGAAGTCGAGGCAATGAGATCAGACACTGAAGCAGATCAAGGAGGGCAGTTAGAGGACACAGTGATAGGTACAAcattagaaaaagaaagagggaaaacactCGGAGAAGTGTGTGAGGCTCTCACAGCTGCAGGAGTGTATGACGGCACGGCTGAAGATGCTGTGATGTTAGAGGACAAGGGTAgagtggaagaggaagaaacgTTGGAGGCTGTGGCTGGAATAGAATATGTTCAAGCCACACAGACGGTAACAACAGCTACAGGTGAGGAACAACAAGCTGGGGAGGATGATCAAACCAGTGTCCAAGAGGTAAAGAAGATAGTGATAGAAGAAGAGATtaaaacaagagaagaaaagacaggAGATGAGGAGATCATTGGTGATGAAGCAGGAGACTCAGACGATGTAAATGCGGAGTCAGTCGGCATAACAACAGATGACAGGGGAGATGAGGTGAGGTGTTTTGAAGCGAGTTTAGACATTACACAAAACAATGGTGAGGATGCTTTATCTCCTATGATGAACAGTGTTCAGAAGAAGAGAGTAACTGGCAGAAAAAGGGAGAGGGTAAATGCACACATTCCACCTGAAATCGATCTTTACAACGAGGAGGATTTTCAAAGCAGTGAGCATGTTAGACATGACCGATCACACGGAGACTTGTGCTCTGTCACCGATGAACCTGAAAGTGACCAAACAAACCATAACAGTGCGTCATCTGAGTCCGACTCAGATGACGAGGTGGAGTTGTACATGCACTGTCTGAGGGCTGTTCACACTGGGGCTCAGGCCAATAAAGACAACGACACAGGGTTTAGTGCGGGCAAAAGGGGCTCTATGAGCAGGAGGAAGTCACTGCCCACGCCCATGCCTTCCATCTGCGAGTCTCTGGATGAAGAACCACACTTCGGCGGCTTTCAGGACAACCATGAAGACCTGAACCCAGCAGAGTTCCAACCtgcacctgcagctgcagctgcagcaccaTCAGTGTCAAGTGGACAGGAAAGCAACAGTAGCGATGTGTCATGGTGGAAAGAGACTTTTTCCTGCAGCAATGTTTCCAAAACTTTGTTATACACTACACTGTTAGGGGCGTTTCTAGTCGTGGCATACCACTATGATTTTCTTGCCTGTTTTGTGCTCTACTTGATATCAATAGTCTGGCTCTACTGTCAACGAGAGCAACAGCCGTCGAAGAACAACAGCAGAATGGAATGA
- the LOC122776440 gene encoding fork head domain-containing protein FD2-like, whose protein sequence is MRSCSDNPSPEDAHLPSKPSLSYIALIAKVILSSPSRKLSLASIYAAMEEQFPHLKSRGPGWKNSVRHNLSVNDCFVKVSHCEDGRGHHWGVHRDYLRDFEQGNYKQYRKARGRRERERYNKVMAQYVVWMKSSSFLRTLCESRSLGWVEPSCPLQEPWRYQMIPLEWTQPCYLPFSVHIGWLQNPSWMTRHCPPDSNV, encoded by the coding sequence ATGAGGAGCTGCTCAGACAATCCCTCTCCTGAGGATGCACATCTCCCCTCAAAGCCCTCGCTCTCCTATATTGCCCTCATCGCCAAAGTCATATTGTCCTCCCCCTCCCGGAAACTCAGCCTGGCGTCCATCTACGCAGCAATGGAGGAGCAGTTTCCTCACCTGAAGAGCCGTGGTCCGGGCTGGAAGAACAGTGTCCGGCACAACCTGTCTGTAAATGACTGCTTTGTGAAGGTGAGTCACTGTGAGGACGGTCGAGGTCATCACTGGGGTGTCCACCGAGATTACCTTAGAGACTTTGAGCAAGGGAACTACAAGCAGTACAGGAAGgccagaggaaggagggagagggagcgatATAACAAAGTAATGGCACAGTATGTGGTGTggatgaagagcagcagctTCCTGAGAACGCTCTGTGAGAGTAGATCTTTGGGTTGGGTGGAGCCATCATGCCCTCTGCAGGAACCATGGAGGTATCAGATGATTCCTTTGGAGTGGACTCAGCCGTGCTATCTGCCTTTTAGTGTTCACATTGGCTGGTTACAAAACCCCAGCTGGATGACACGTCACTGTCCTCCTGACTCAAATGTGTAG